GACGTTCGTCTTTTGCGAGGCTTCCAGTCCATGGAGGGCCTGAGGCCAAGACAGGGGCAGCCCCTGTGCCTTGGGGGGCTTGCAGGAGGCACCCCTCCCTACCTTCTGGACGATGTCGCGGTGGCCGTGGCTGGCAGCCAAGTGCAAGGGGGTGTCATCGCCGCGGTTCATGACGTTGATGCGCGCCCCGCGCATGACTAGCATGTCCACCACACTGGAGCGGCCCTCCCGGCAGGCCCAGTGCAACGGGCTGAAGCCGTGGTCGTCTCTGCAGGAAGAGGGCTACGCTCAGCAagcaggaaaggggtgggggctcCAGTAGCCCCTCctctgctagggatgccagcctccaggtgcaccaggggtccccctccccagtaacagctcatctccatgctacaggtggtgggctctccttccctggaggtttttaagcagaagccagatggacatctgtcagcagtgttgattctgtgaccttaggcacagCATGAGAGGGCAGAGGGcactgtggccatcttctgggtgtggagcggggggtcactgggtgtgtgtgtgggagaagtagttgtgaatatcctgtattgtgcaggggattggactagatgaccctggtgactccttccaactccatgattctatgattaagtggaacaggcttcctcgggaggtggtgagctctccttccctggaggtttttaagcagaggctggatggccatctgtcagcaaggctgattctgtgaatgtagacagttcatgagagggagagcatcttggccatcttctgggcactgggtgtgtgtgtggggggaggggaggtagttgtgaatatcctgcattgcgcagggggttggacttgatgaccctggtggttccttccaactctatgattctattctacgaACAAAAAATGTGTCAGTTTCCCTGGGGGGTaatggatgctctggagagtgggctctgtggcatcgtgccccaccgaggtccctgccctcccctgactccacccccaaatctccaggaattccccaacctggatctggcaaccctgcccccccatcccctgcgtgtgtgtgtgggggggggggccggcaaccctactcctctctCTGGCTGGAGGCCCTCAGGGGGCTTGGGGGAGGCTGGCAAGGGTCCTTGTTCCTCTCCCCGCGAAGAGCCaaggcccgggggtggggggcaaccgAGCAGGGCGTTCTGGTCTCTTGGCGACTCCGAGGCAGCCGCTCCCGGGAAGGGagtcgccccgccccgccccgccccgccccgccccggctGCCAAGCGCGGGAGCAGAGGGCCGGCGGCCCTTAAAAGGAGATCTCCGCCGGCCCTCCAAGGGGGcgacccccgccccgccccgggcGCGGCCCCGGGCAGGgtcgccccctccccagcacgGACCCAggccggcccgggggggggggacgaaggGCCCCCGcaaggaggtgggaggggggtCCGTCCtgggccgggcgggcgggcgggcgggcagcccCCGCGCCCGGGGGCCGCGCAAACACCCCGGCGCAGGGCAGCCACCCAAGGGCCAGCCTGGCGCCCGGGAGATCCGGGTTCGAATCCCGCCGCTGTGCTGGGAGCCGCGACGCcgggcggccggccggccggcgcggGGAGGGCCTCGAGCCGGGGCCCCGctggctcgctcgctcgctcgctcgctcgcagGGCCTGGCCTACCCCGCCAGGCGGGCGTGAGGCCGCGGCCCAGCCCCGGCCACTCACCCCTGGTTGAGGTCATTCTCGGTGTTGTCCAGCCAGAGGCGCACGGCCACGGCGTTGCCCTCCCGGCACTGGGTGAAGATGTCGTCCATCgggcgcccgggggggggggctgcgaggCGCGGGGCggccagacagacagacagacagacagaccgaccaccccccacccccgctaggccgccgccgccgccctcagGGCGCTGCCAGGCTGCACCGGACGATGagccgcctcgcctcgcctcgcctgggcgacggctccttccttcctgcctgcctgcctgcctgcccggggGGCGagagcggggcggggcggggcggggcggggcgggcgggggcGCCGTCGGGCGGGGCGGCCTCCGGGCGGCAGGGGGCGCTGTGGCCGCGAGAGGGAGGGGCGAGCTCCCGGGCACGACGTCACTCTCCGGCGCCGCGCCGCGGCCTGGGGCGCACGCGCACTCGCACGCACGCACGGTCGGCGGGGCTGCCGGCGGCGGCATGTTCGAGGAGGGCGCCTGGAGCGACGCCGCCGAAGGGggggcccccgccgccccccgccccgccgatcgcccgccgcccccgcccgccgCCACCCCCCGGCAGCTCCGGGACACCCTGCGGCGGCTGCAGGCCGCGGCGCGGCGGCGGAGCGGGAGCCCCTCGggcagcggcggcagcggctCGGAGCGGGAGTGTGAGGGGGGCCCGGCTCGGCCCCGCAAGCGCCGCGGCCCCCGGCTCAGGCCGCCCGCTTCCCGCGGAGGAGGtactggggcggggcggggcgggggggggatccTCCCGGGCCTCCGGGTTCCGAGGGCCAGCGGCAGGCAGGCGCGGACtcgctctcccctccctccctccctccctccctccctccctccctccaggtgGAAGAGCGgctgcaggcggcggcggcggcgggccggGGGGAGAGACGCGGGCGAGCTCAGCGGTCCAGGGCGGATCCGGCGCGGCAGAAGAGAAGCCAGAGCAGCCGCTGAGCAGGAAGCAGTGGCGGAACCGGCAGAAGAACAAACGGCGGCAGAAGAACAAGTTCAGGGCCGGCGGGGGCCCGGAGGCTGCCCAGCCCCACAGCGGGGGCCCCGTCGCAGCCTCCCTGCTGCCAGACCAGCCCCCCGACAGCCGGGCGTCTTCCCTGCGGCTGCGGATGGAGGAGCGGCTGGATTCGGCCCGCTTCCGCTACATTAACCAGCAGCTGTACACCCGCCCCAGCCAGGAGGCAGCCCGCCTCTTCCAGGAGGACCCCGAGGCCTTTGCCGTCTACCACCGCGGCTTCGCCCAACAGGTGGCACGCTGGCCAGAAAACCCCGTCCAGCGCTTTGTGCGTTACCTCCGCAGTAGGTAAGGATGCTGGGCCGAGAACCCCAAGCACGGGTGAAACGAGCACTCGCCCAAAGCGATGCTGCGACCGCCACGCACACAGCCCAGCCAGAGAAAAAGGTGCGCGAGTGCATCTCGACTCCAGCTTTGGCTGCAACCGCCGCTTCCCTCTCTCCTCGGCAGACCGGCTTCGTGGGTGGTGGCGGACTTCGGCTGTGGCGACTGCACGCTGGCCCGGAGCCTTCGGAACAAAGTGCACTGCCTTGACGTGGTGGCCCTGGACCCTCGTGTCACTGTCTGTGACATGGCCAAGGTATCCCGGAGCAGGCGAGGGCCTTATCTGCCCCAGCCCTGGGCAGACAGGGCACCTGCTACactgccttacccccccccccaaccctgggcCTGGCAGGAATGGCACGTGGCGGGCTGGGGGCACAGGCTCCCATTCTTCCTTAGTGTAGTTTCACAGCCTGCTTGGGGTATCGTCTcatcccccatacacacacacacacgttgttCCTGGCTCGTGTTGCCACAGGTGCCTCTGGAAGCTGAATCGGTGGACGTGGTGGTGTTTTGCTTGGCACTCATGGGGACTAATCTGCGTGAGATCCTGGAAGAGGCCAACCGGGTGCTGCGAGTTGGGTAATTGGGGTCAGGATGGCCATGGGGTGAGAGGTGGGGCTAGCTCTGGAGGTGACAGAAGGGTGGGGGCGCGGCAGCCATGACTGGAGCGGCAGCAGGCCCTTTGCCTGTCCCGCTGCGCACAGCTCGGTCTCTTGCAGGCAGGGCTGCCAagccactgggggggggcagttcaccCGCTGCGTCGTTGTCCATTAAGGAAACCTGTTTCTCACCACCTCTGTAGCTTTTCTGCGAAACAGTTTGCCTCCGATGACACCAAGTAAACTGGCGTTTAATTGAGAAAAGCCGCCGCTTATTGCTGCGAGGAAAGATCAGATGTTCACTTTTGTCCCTCGCCGTAGTCACATTCCTGTGTAAAGAGGCCATCAAGtcacccggtagggttttcaaggcaagaggctaacagaggtggtttgccattgcctgcttctgcacagtCAAGCGGTCCAGCTAAtgtagcatcctgtctcaaacgGGATGGGGGGTTCTTTAGTCATCGCGACTAGTGGCCCACTCGCTGATAGACCGTcttctccatgaacctgtccaatcAGGGCCGACTGCTTAgctgagatcaggcttgcctgggccatccaggtcaggggttgcAGGGATGTACGAGGAACCAGATGTCACAAAAGTAAACTGTGCCCCTAACTTGCTGGCCCAGTTACTTTGAAAGGGCTCTTGCTAATTAAAATTCCTCCCCCTACTAAAAGGGCTTTGTTTCCTGATCAGAGGTTTGCAACCCATTGATGTCCCTCAAAGGAGGAGGGGGTTTCTCCCCTGGAGCAGGTGGGAAGGGCGAGCAGATGTTGGTGGCTCACCAGGGCCCTCCCCCTTGTCTGGGGAGGTCAGCTTTGGCTGGAGGGGGCAGCTTCCAGTAGGGTGCAGCGGGAGAGAGTGGGGGCAGGCAGCGGTGACCAGGtgtgctctccccccaccctaggGGCACCCTGCTGGTGGCGGAGGTGGCCAGTCGATTTGCAGACCTGCG
This sequence is a window from Euleptes europaea isolate rEulEur1 chromosome 12, rEulEur1.hap1, whole genome shotgun sequence. Protein-coding genes within it:
- the RRP8 gene encoding ribosomal RNA-processing protein 8; this translates as MFEEGAWSDAAEGGAPAAPRPADRPPPPPAATPRQLRDTLRRLQAAARAAAGGGGGGPGGETRASSAVQGGSGAAEEKPEQPLSRKQWRNRQKNKRRQKNKFRAGGGPEAAQPHSGGPVAASLLPDQPPDSRASSLRLRMEERLDSARFRYINQQLYTRPSQEAARLFQEDPEAFAVYHRGFAQQVARWPENPVQRFVRYLRSRPASWVVADFGCGDCTLARSLRNKVHCLDVVALDPRVTVCDMAKVPLEAESVDVVVFCLALMGTNLREILEEANRVLRVGGTLLVAEVASRFADLRGFLGALAVLGFQLVSKDVSGSHFYTLELRKEGPPRAGGAGTAKTPAGLALRPCLYKRR